In one window of Candidatus Avedoeria danica DNA:
- the lgt gene encoding prolipoprotein diacylglyceryl transferase, producing the protein MPMPPDPVAFTIPYLGREVFWYGIMITLGTLAGATVADREAKRRGLNPDHIWNALIVMMILGLLGARLYHVFSLPANVDPAVRNEYFQNPLSIISFWKGGLRGLGIYGAIAGGMLGLWLYTRVMRLSFPEWCDMAALGAPLGQAIGRWGNWFNQELYGTPTRMPWGTPIAAENRLPQFANLPEEARFHPTFLYESLWNLLVFFILLYIVRQWPERLRKGDVALAYLILYPVGRYLVELQRPDAWTTAGVPVAQILAVVTVVAVSLWLLVRHGVHHRLVGARA; encoded by the coding sequence ATGCCCATGCCGCCCGATCCCGTCGCGTTCACCATCCCGTACTTGGGCCGCGAGGTCTTCTGGTACGGGATCATGATCACGCTCGGCACGCTCGCCGGCGCCACCGTCGCCGACCGCGAAGCCAAGCGACGGGGTCTCAACCCCGACCACATCTGGAACGCGCTGATCGTCATGATGATCCTCGGGCTGCTCGGCGCGCGGCTGTATCACGTGTTCTCTCTGCCGGCGAACGTCGACCCCGCCGTGCGGAACGAGTACTTCCAGAACCCGCTGTCGATCATCAGCTTCTGGAAAGGTGGCCTTCGCGGGCTGGGAATCTACGGCGCAATCGCCGGCGGCATGCTTGGTCTGTGGCTGTACACCCGGGTCATGCGGCTTTCGTTCCCGGAGTGGTGCGACATGGCGGCACTCGGCGCGCCGCTCGGCCAGGCGATCGGGCGGTGGGGCAACTGGTTCAACCAGGAGCTGTACGGCACGCCGACGCGCATGCCGTGGGGCACGCCGATCGCTGCCGAGAATCGCCTGCCGCAGTTCGCGAACCTGCCGGAGGAGGCCCGGTTCCACCCGACTTTCCTGTACGAGTCGCTCTGGAACCTCCTCGTCTTCTTCATCCTCCTCTACATCGTCCGGCAGTGGCCCGAGCGGCTGCGCAAAGGCGACGTCGCGCTTGCCTACCTCATCCTCTACCCGGTCGGACGCTACCTCGTTGAGCTGCAGCGGCCCGATGCCTGGACCACGGCCGGCGTGCCCGTCGCCCAAATCCTGGCGGTGGTCACCGTCGTCGCGGTGTCGCTCTGGCTCCTCGTCCGCCACGGCGTCCACCACCGCCTGGTCGGCGCGCGCGCCTAA
- a CDS encoding VWA domain-containing protein, whose translation MAVGTLGGLAMRQGARADLVEASACTAEVDKWAAPTVLELGETTRVTLTLKSTCPQEKAPIDVMMVLDVSASMGDNDKIRRAREAGIAFVAAMTNTSRVGLVKFNQDAGVAVPLTFDRNRVAVGLDVEITSGKTNVSQAIDVARAHIVAQARPGVKTAMIVLTDGKNTVPADPIPAAAQRAKDAGIVVVTVCAGGQCDPDLLPAASDPSFYFNVPNPADLEALFVTLATELQKNAVVSLTVYDIVPSNMRYVDGSSVPPAVVSTETGSLRTVLTWQFPGDIPEPGLSYLLEPLERGEHPTNVIAEGIFFDRKGLRGSELFPVPSVIVPGGCPRRPLEVYFLVDDSTCLLGASLSGLDSKEAIAQGVERVLDMMDMGQDTAAVIGFGSIATLYQPLTHDKAAVVDGVRRVAMQDQAARLDLGFQEVRREMSSARSRPETTKITVSVTDGPMMPAPNRAIEHAKNLRAKGFHHYAIGIGPIVQHGVLRKVAEPGGYRAISLGGNVIAMYVDLGGIFTPLANVCPPTPGAPTVTPVLPTVPPTVPVPPTDPPPPPPVVRRFIPWAEKP comes from the coding sequence ATGGCAGTCGGCACACTCGGCGGTTTGGCGATGCGCCAAGGTGCGCGCGCCGATCTCGTCGAGGCGAGCGCGTGCACGGCCGAAGTGGATAAGTGGGCGGCGCCCACGGTCCTCGAGCTCGGCGAGACGACGCGCGTGACGCTCACGCTGAAGTCGACGTGCCCGCAGGAGAAGGCCCCGATCGACGTCATGATGGTGCTCGACGTGTCGGCATCGATGGGCGACAACGACAAGATCAGACGGGCCAGGGAGGCCGGCATTGCGTTCGTCGCTGCAATGACGAACACGTCGCGTGTCGGTCTCGTGAAGTTCAACCAGGATGCCGGCGTCGCCGTGCCGTTGACGTTCGACCGCAACCGGGTGGCGGTCGGACTCGACGTTGAGATCACGAGCGGCAAGACGAACGTGTCGCAGGCGATCGATGTCGCGCGCGCGCACATCGTCGCCCAAGCCAGACCAGGCGTGAAAACGGCGATGATCGTGCTGACCGACGGCAAGAACACCGTGCCGGCCGATCCCATCCCGGCGGCGGCGCAACGGGCGAAGGACGCCGGTATCGTCGTCGTCACCGTCTGCGCCGGCGGCCAGTGCGATCCGGACCTTTTGCCGGCGGCCAGCGATCCGAGCTTCTACTTCAATGTGCCGAACCCGGCCGACCTCGAGGCGCTCTTCGTCACGCTGGCGACCGAACTCCAGAAGAACGCGGTCGTGTCGCTGACGGTGTACGACATCGTGCCGAGCAACATGCGCTACGTCGACGGATCGTCGGTGCCGCCGGCCGTCGTGTCGACCGAGACCGGCTCACTTCGGACTGTGCTGACGTGGCAGTTTCCGGGGGACATCCCGGAGCCGGGGCTGAGCTACCTCCTCGAGCCCCTGGAGCGCGGCGAGCACCCGACCAACGTCATCGCCGAGGGCATCTTCTTCGATCGCAAGGGCCTGCGGGGCAGCGAGCTGTTCCCGGTGCCGAGCGTGATCGTGCCGGGCGGGTGCCCGCGGCGGCCGCTCGAAGTCTACTTCCTGGTGGACGACAGCACGTGCCTGCTCGGCGCCTCGCTTTCGGGCCTGGACTCGAAGGAGGCGATCGCGCAAGGCGTCGAGCGCGTGCTGGACATGATGGACATGGGCCAGGACACCGCCGCCGTCATCGGCTTCGGCAGCATCGCGACGCTCTACCAGCCGTTGACCCATGACAAGGCCGCCGTCGTCGACGGCGTGCGCCGGGTGGCGATGCAGGACCAGGCGGCGCGGCTCGACCTCGGCTTCCAGGAAGTCCGGCGTGAGATGTCCAGCGCGCGCAGCCGCCCCGAAACGACGAAGATCACGGTCTCCGTCACGGATGGACCGATGATGCCGGCCCCGAACCGTGCGATCGAGCACGCCAAGAACCTGCGGGCGAAGGGCTTCCACCACTACGCGATCGGCATCGGCCCGATCGTGCAGCACGGCGTGTTGCGCAAGGTCGCCGAGCCGGGCGGCTACCGGGCGATATCGCTGGGCGGCAACGTCATCGCGATGTACGTGGACCTGGGCGGCATCTTCACACCGCTCGCGAACGTCTGTCCGCCGACACCTGGCGCCCCGACGGTCACGCCGGTCCTGCCGACCGTGCCGCCGACCGTTCCGGTTCCTCCCACCGATCCGCCCCCGCCGCCACCCGTCGTGCGCCGGTTCATCCCGTGGGCGGAGAAGCCCTAG
- a CDS encoding VWA domain-containing protein produces MTDDRRTVGRRAAHRVAAVLVLGVLAGVGTPVRGQAADEASAYRLAATWSDRPWQLRAGAFARVVDVALAPGGDRLVLDGHQSALHRMRPDGTPASVWPLSEHGVAPSDGWLPQRLAVQHGTGDIALLSTREMSGGQRRSLVVVLTPSGAVAHRFEADGAYRDVGLLRDGRVVLARTRPRVPPTPGRGPVPRLPGGLDVFSAGGVLSDVIERRALYLPIALDVAPNGDVHVVNWLPLPAGTEPGPEPTQRPSVGRARAAQAGEADAVEGVVTFDAAFVWRRTTPFDAADDVAVGGRVFVSRQADVFALGDVEPIWTAPAGALSLPYFGRLLALTAGPDRTLVAALAHCSFQGIVDLSAAPGGPPPALHGSLDRPALAGPLAPIRIAAEQALDVLQGRFEAVSGPGRAPVVFGRAGAEPQSIVRLGDHGEPLRQVGVCGDDQVWFETPSDARWAVDVASRGDWVFEGAPELVTASRLGAAESLPAWQLWLGAIEPTGSAAPSTAPSTPHLAALDAHAARLAILDVGRASVLLVDLDRAAAAVDDVASAAIGWSTESLLGNLPSDIALGGDAAYLADAGGRRIVVADLSGRLVRGFEVHDTPLAIAVAHAPGAVQDVFVLGRHGWGMRYTPEGRLVARWRLPLASAATDIAVLPDGRVAVSFLRGAPPEPGDAPDGLRVAQGGVWVFAPQLTEPATGSPPTACLIATDKRAAPSVVRRGEAVTVTLTAGGTCPARRSETDLVLVVDTSRSMSWDGAVERARKAIIGVLAALDGRSVRIALVTFADDGKVVEPLTADVSRIVRAVTALSAGGDTRMAGALAAADQIVRDSTAARTAVLVVTDGELKDYPQAAARALADRGAALYALAVPLRSYTYQHTRALAGLVGDGHVFVDPDAARSAVLAGVITAEAPVPHLLAQAVVTDTLPADMAFIEGSAEPPATWDEMERRLTWHLPVVPLTATVQLRYAVRPTTTGLRRTNVAARVTGRDGTGWGQDLVFPVPIVKVWDRTTLHSRAYLPLGVAGACVRPPPGDVVLVLDASRSMNEPALPGTGTKLDVAKAAVRTFAARLSGSGARAGLVAFSEEARVHVHLTADDVEIARGVAEVTAAPGTRIDRALAAADRLLADEARSGAFRAVVLLTDGRASTPASDVTAAADALTGRGSALYAIALGDDADIALLGRIVRPSSGLVRAVDAAAIDGAFDAVFEALRCRR; encoded by the coding sequence GTGACCGACGATCGTCGCACGGTCGGGCGGCGGGCTGCCCATCGGGTGGCCGCCGTGCTCGTCCTCGGCGTGCTCGCCGGCGTCGGCACTCCGGTCCGCGGACAGGCGGCGGACGAAGCCTCCGCCTACCGCCTTGCCGCAACGTGGTCCGATCGGCCGTGGCAGCTGCGTGCCGGCGCGTTTGCCCGCGTCGTCGATGTGGCGCTCGCGCCGGGCGGGGACCGACTCGTGCTCGACGGGCACCAGTCGGCGCTGCATCGCATGCGGCCCGACGGCACGCCGGCGAGCGTCTGGCCGCTCAGCGAGCATGGCGTCGCGCCGTCCGACGGGTGGCTGCCGCAGCGACTGGCCGTCCAGCACGGGACGGGCGATATCGCGCTTCTCAGCACGCGCGAGATGTCCGGCGGCCAGCGGCGCTCCCTCGTCGTCGTGCTGACGCCGTCCGGCGCCGTGGCGCACCGGTTCGAGGCCGACGGCGCCTACCGCGACGTTGGCCTGCTCCGGGACGGCCGCGTCGTCCTCGCCCGCACCCGGCCGCGCGTGCCGCCGACGCCGGGCCGCGGCCCGGTGCCGCGCCTGCCGGGCGGACTCGACGTCTTCTCGGCGGGCGGCGTGCTGAGCGACGTCATCGAGCGGCGGGCACTCTACCTGCCGATCGCCCTCGATGTCGCGCCAAACGGCGATGTGCACGTGGTGAATTGGCTGCCGCTGCCTGCCGGCACAGAGCCCGGACCCGAGCCGACGCAGCGTCCGTCCGTTGGCCGCGCGCGCGCCGCACAGGCCGGCGAAGCGGACGCCGTCGAGGGTGTCGTGACGTTCGATGCCGCCTTCGTCTGGCGGCGCACGACGCCGTTCGACGCCGCGGACGACGTCGCGGTCGGCGGGCGCGTCTTCGTGTCGCGTCAGGCGGACGTGTTCGCGCTCGGCGACGTCGAGCCGATCTGGACCGCCCCGGCGGGCGCGCTCAGCCTGCCGTACTTCGGCCGCCTGCTAGCGCTGACCGCCGGGCCGGATCGCACGCTCGTCGCTGCGCTCGCCCACTGCTCCTTTCAAGGGATCGTCGACCTCTCGGCAGCGCCCGGCGGGCCGCCGCCGGCGCTCCACGGATCGCTCGACCGCCCCGCCCTCGCCGGTCCGCTGGCGCCGATCCGGATCGCGGCGGAGCAGGCGCTCGACGTGCTTCAGGGCCGCTTCGAGGCCGTGTCCGGCCCGGGCCGGGCGCCCGTCGTGTTCGGTCGCGCCGGCGCGGAACCGCAGTCGATCGTCCGGCTCGGCGATCACGGTGAACCGCTCCGACAGGTCGGGGTCTGCGGCGATGACCAGGTCTGGTTCGAGACGCCGTCCGACGCCCGCTGGGCCGTCGACGTCGCATCGCGCGGCGACTGGGTCTTCGAGGGCGCACCCGAACTCGTCACGGCCAGCCGTCTCGGCGCGGCCGAGTCGCTGCCGGCATGGCAGCTCTGGCTCGGGGCGATCGAACCGACGGGTTCGGCCGCGCCGTCGACCGCACCGAGCACGCCCCACCTCGCTGCCCTCGACGCCCACGCAGCGCGACTGGCGATCCTGGACGTCGGCCGGGCGAGCGTCCTCCTCGTTGACCTGGATCGCGCCGCCGCGGCCGTGGACGATGTCGCATCCGCTGCCATCGGGTGGTCGACGGAGTCGCTGCTGGGCAACCTGCCGTCGGACATTGCCCTCGGTGGCGACGCGGCGTACCTCGCCGATGCCGGCGGCCGCCGCATCGTCGTCGCGGACCTGAGCGGCCGTCTCGTGCGCGGGTTTGAGGTCCACGACACCCCGCTGGCCATTGCCGTGGCGCACGCGCCCGGCGCCGTGCAGGACGTGTTCGTCCTCGGCCGCCACGGCTGGGGCATGCGCTACACCCCCGAGGGCCGGCTCGTCGCCCGCTGGCGCCTGCCGCTGGCGAGCGCCGCCACGGACATCGCCGTCTTGCCCGACGGGCGCGTGGCGGTCTCGTTCCTGCGCGGCGCGCCGCCTGAGCCGGGTGATGCCCCGGACGGACTGCGGGTCGCGCAAGGCGGCGTCTGGGTGTTCGCCCCACAGCTGACCGAGCCGGCGACGGGATCGCCGCCGACGGCGTGCCTGATCGCGACGGACAAGCGGGCCGCTCCGTCCGTGGTCCGGCGCGGTGAGGCGGTGACCGTCACGCTCACCGCCGGCGGCACGTGCCCGGCCCGCCGATCCGAGACGGACCTCGTGCTCGTCGTCGATACCTCGCGCTCGATGAGCTGGGACGGCGCTGTGGAACGGGCGCGGAAGGCCATCATCGGGGTGCTGGCCGCACTGGACGGCCGGAGCGTGCGGATCGCGCTCGTCACGTTCGCCGATGACGGCAAGGTGGTGGAGCCGTTGACGGCCGATGTGTCCCGCATCGTACGGGCGGTCACGGCATTGTCGGCCGGCGGCGACACGCGCATGGCCGGAGCGCTCGCCGCCGCTGACCAGATCGTGCGCGACTCGACCGCGGCGCGCACCGCCGTGCTCGTCGTGACGGACGGTGAGCTGAAGGACTACCCCCAGGCGGCCGCCCGCGCGCTCGCCGACCGCGGCGCGGCGCTCTACGCGCTGGCGGTGCCGCTCCGTTCGTACACCTATCAGCATACGCGGGCGCTCGCCGGACTCGTCGGCGACGGGCATGTGTTCGTCGACCCGGACGCCGCGCGCTCGGCGGTGCTGGCCGGCGTGATCACGGCGGAGGCGCCGGTGCCTCATCTCCTGGCGCAGGCCGTCGTCACCGACACGCTGCCGGCCGACATGGCGTTCATCGAGGGCTCGGCCGAACCGCCCGCAACGTGGGACGAAATGGAGCGCCGGTTGACGTGGCACCTGCCGGTCGTGCCGCTGACGGCCACGGTGCAGCTGCGCTACGCCGTCCGGCCGACGACCACTGGGCTCCGGCGGACGAACGTTGCGGCGCGTGTGACGGGGCGGGACGGCACGGGTTGGGGGCAGGACCTGGTCTTCCCGGTGCCGATCGTGAAGGTCTGGGACCGCACCACGCTCCATTCCCGCGCCTACTTGCCGCTCGGCGTCGCCGGCGCGTGCGTCCGACCGCCGCCCGGGGACGTCGTCCTCGTGCTCGACGCTTCGCGCAGCATGAACGAGCCGGCACTGCCGGGAACGGGCACGAAGCTCGACGTCGCGAAGGCGGCGGTCCGCACCTTTGCCGCGCGGCTGTCGGGTAGCGGCGCACGTGCCGGTCTCGTCGCGTTCTCCGAGGAAGCGCGCGTGCATGTCCACCTGACCGCCGACGACGTCGAAATCGCGCGGGGCGTGGCGGAGGTCACCGCGGCGCCGGGGACGCGCATCGACCGCGCGTTGGCCGCGGCGGATCGGCTGCTGGCCGACGAGGCCCGGTCTGGCGCGTTCCGTGCCGTCGTGCTCCTGACGGACGGGCGCGCTTCAACGCCGGCGTCCGACGTGACGGCGGCGGCCGACGCCCTCACCGGTCGCGGCAGCGCACTGTACGCGATCGCGCTGGGGGACGACGCCGACATCGCGCTGTTGGGGCGGATCGTGCGGCCGTCGAGCGGTCTCGTGCGCGCCGTGGACGCCGCGGCCATCGATGGCGCGTTCGATGCCGTGTTCGAGGCGCTCCGCTGCCGCCGCTGA